One part of the Marichromatium purpuratum 984 genome encodes these proteins:
- the recD gene encoding exodeoxyribonuclease V subunit alpha: MNDMNETARTLFDELALWVEQGVLRALDLALARFVQREAAEQDPAVLLAVALVSERNGHGHVCLDLGDALAHPETLLASDTERPPEPGVHDALTARLAGLDPAAWAARLGASSAVCDLANSGDDGCAPLVLAGTPRRPLLYLRRYWRYERIIEQGIAQRLARPQPLDPARLRPLLADLFPAEHGDPWQQIACVLAARSPFAVITGGPGTGKTTTVVRLLALLQGLALAADRAPLRIRLAAPTGKAAARLNASIAPRVADLPVAESLRATIPTAVSTLHRLLGPIPDSRAFRHHARNPLDADLVVVDEASMVDVELMAALIEALRPETALVLLGDKDQLASVEAGAVLGDLCRRASAGHYTEATATWVGAACGQSLPPETLDDAGTPLDQAIAMLRHSYRFRAEGGIGALAQRINTEPAPTRAEVQALFGAPQQEALGVIAELAVRTPDDPALINLVVSGYRGYLRRMREQAPTAAADNTEIDDWARAVLAAHGEFQLLAALRHGPWGVAGLNARIGDWLTRAGLLDGTDHAWFAGRPVLITRNDYGLRLMNGDIGIALETPLRDADGGHRRVLRVAFPHPDGDDAIRWVLPSRLQAVETVFAMTVHKSQGSEFTHTALALPDHPTPVLTRELIYTGITRARERFTLIHQHPRVLEAALRRRVRRVSGLRLGTNDEEQRS, from the coding sequence ATGAATGACATGAACGAGACGGCCCGGACGCTCTTCGACGAGCTGGCCCTGTGGGTCGAGCAGGGTGTACTGCGCGCGCTCGATCTCGCACTCGCCCGCTTCGTCCAACGCGAGGCCGCCGAGCAGGACCCGGCGGTGCTGCTCGCCGTCGCCCTGGTCAGCGAGCGCAATGGTCACGGCCATGTCTGTCTCGACCTCGGCGATGCGCTCGCCCACCCCGAGACCCTGCTCGCCAGCGACACCGAGCGCCCGCCCGAACCCGGCGTCCACGACGCGCTCACCGCCCGACTCGCCGGACTCGACCCCGCCGCCTGGGCGGCACGACTCGGCGCCAGCAGCGCAGTCTGCGATCTCGCCAACAGCGGCGACGACGGCTGCGCGCCACTGGTGCTCGCCGGCACGCCCCGCCGCCCACTGCTCTATCTGCGCCGCTACTGGCGCTACGAGCGGATCATCGAACAGGGCATCGCGCAGCGTCTGGCGCGCCCCCAGCCTCTCGACCCGGCACGGCTGCGCCCGCTGCTCGCCGATCTCTTCCCCGCCGAGCATGGCGATCCCTGGCAGCAGATCGCCTGCGTGCTCGCCGCGCGCAGTCCCTTCGCGGTGATCACCGGCGGTCCCGGCACCGGCAAGACCACCACCGTGGTGCGTCTGCTCGCACTGCTCCAGGGGCTCGCGCTCGCCGCCGACCGGGCGCCGCTGCGCATCCGTCTGGCCGCGCCCACCGGCAAGGCCGCCGCCCGACTCAATGCCTCGATCGCCCCTCGGGTGGCCGATCTGCCGGTGGCCGAATCGCTGCGTGCGACCATCCCCACCGCGGTCTCGACCCTGCACCGGCTGCTCGGCCCGATCCCCGACAGTCGCGCCTTCCGCCACCACGCCCGCAACCCGCTCGATGCCGACCTGGTGGTGGTCGACGAGGCATCGATGGTCGATGTCGAGCTGATGGCCGCGCTGATCGAGGCGCTGCGCCCCGAGACCGCGCTGGTGCTGCTCGGCGACAAGGACCAGCTCGCCTCGGTCGAGGCCGGGGCGGTGCTCGGCGATCTCTGCCGCCGCGCCAGCGCCGGACACTACACCGAGGCGACCGCCACCTGGGTCGGCGCCGCCTGTGGTCAGTCACTCCCGCCCGAGACCCTCGACGATGCCGGCACGCCGCTCGACCAGGCCATCGCCATGCTCAGACACAGCTATCGCTTCCGCGCCGAGGGCGGGATCGGCGCGCTGGCCCAACGCATCAACACCGAGCCCGCGCCCACCCGCGCCGAGGTCCAGGCGCTCTTCGGCGCACCCCAGCAAGAAGCGCTCGGGGTGATCGCCGAGCTGGCGGTCCGGACCCCCGACGATCCCGCGCTGATCAACCTGGTGGTCTCCGGCTACCGCGGCTATCTCCGCCGGATGCGTGAGCAGGCCCCGACCGCGGCTGCCGACAACACCGAGATCGACGACTGGGCACGCGCCGTGCTCGCCGCCCACGGCGAGTTCCAGCTCCTCGCCGCGCTGCGCCACGGTCCCTGGGGCGTGGCCGGACTCAACGCCAGGATCGGCGACTGGCTCACCCGCGCCGGGCTGCTCGACGGCACCGATCACGCCTGGTTCGCCGGGCGACCGGTGCTGATCACTCGCAACGACTACGGGCTGCGACTGATGAACGGCGACATCGGCATCGCTCTGGAGACGCCGCTGCGTGACGCCGATGGCGGACACCGTCGGGTGCTGCGCGTCGCCTTCCCGCACCCCGACGGCGACGACGCCATCCGCTGGGTGTTGCCGAGCCGGTTGCAGGCGGTGGAGACGGTGTTTGCAATGACGGTGCACAAGTCCCAGGGCTCGGAGTTCACCCATACCGCACTCGCCCTGCCCGATCACCCCACCCCGGTGCTCACCCGCGAGCTGATCTATACCGGCATCACCCGTGCCCGCGAGCGCTTCACCCTGATCCATCAGCACCCCCGGGTGCTCGAGGCCGCGCTGCGTCGCCGCGTCAGGCGCGTCAGCGGACTGCGGCTGGGTACCAACGACGAGGAGCAGAGATCATGA
- the recB gene encoding exodeoxyribonuclease V subunit beta: protein MTAEPNRLDPLAIPLCGARLIEASAGTGKTFTLAMLYLRLVLGHGVALGARTRLQPPEILVVTFTNAATDELRGRIRARLVEAAAAFRCPETDIDDPLLARLRTEMSAHTDPNLCARHLEQAAEWMDEAAISTIHAWCHRMLREHAFDSGNMFELELENDAAPLLRQAVEDYWRSCYGGLDRATLARVHVHWSSPLALEQRFARLLGLREHAPRAPEQPPETIIADVLETRRRRIETLKQAWSEQDWCAQLETLFEEAAARKAFNQRQLNSKHRSEVIARLRDWILDPEAEHPALKADSRSWQRMSSRAVAEIWKDGAPPVNHPACRALETLFEQLADLPELQPPLLAHALHQVAERIEEEKRARALLTQHDLLERLDRALQGPQGARLAATIRRQFPFALVDEFQDTDPLQYRIFATVYRPEENAPETGLFMIGDPKQSIYAFRGADIHTYLHARAATAPRHYSLDTNYRSCPALIEGINALFTQAEQRPGGAFLFRDETADPVPFLAVSPNPCRAEDDRLSIDGEPAPVLQAWVLEGDEGKPLGKGDYARRMAACTARTIVSLLEQGASGRATLPDGRGGHRPLRAGDIAVLVNRHQEAAQVRAELHQLGVASVYLSERNSVYQSRQAHDLLLLLRAVADPFDERLMRQALACDLIGLPLDQLDRLNHDELYWDDCGERLRRYHQLWRTQGVLPLLYRVIADFAIAPRLLARADGERALTDLLHLGELLARASQQLDGEQALVRVLEARIQGESGEDAETQQLRLESDADLVQVITIHKSKGLEYPLVFVPFAATTRQVRSDDLPLKTHDAEGRLRLHLHTAPTLVEQADGERLGEDLRKLYVALTRARDALWLGLGATKELPVTALGHLLGIDEPSALRERLAHWPALTTLDEPRATTPLAQTAAEAPLDSARPPPHRPPRPWWITSYSALARHSASEEPDDTPGERETAAQETAFEEALAKAPTAAAVEPMRLTGLHAFPHGSRYGTFLHGLLEWAAALEWRDPEGATLRGYRAALAATALRRETIARRCNRRGLSAWIDTLDQWLAGYLTRTWSLAAIDGADLRLAALDPEHIQVELEFWIQTRAVDTAALDALVRRYIAPGAPRPALERQRLEGMLKGFIDLVFEHQGRFYLLDWKSNWLGPDDAAYAQTAMREAVLAARYDLQYALYLLALHRLLRARLPDYTPEHHLGGAIYAFLRGAGAGSQGLHLDRPPLAFVEALDRLFAGEREVAA, encoded by the coding sequence ATGACAGCTGAACCCAATCGTCTCGACCCCCTCGCCATCCCGCTCTGCGGCGCCCGTCTGATCGAGGCCAGCGCCGGCACCGGCAAGACCTTCACCCTGGCGATGCTCTATCTCCGTCTGGTGCTCGGTCACGGTGTCGCACTCGGCGCGCGCACCCGACTGCAGCCACCCGAGATCCTGGTGGTGACCTTCACCAATGCCGCCACCGACGAGTTGCGCGGGCGCATCCGCGCCCGACTGGTCGAGGCCGCCGCCGCCTTTCGCTGTCCGGAGACGGACATCGACGATCCGCTGCTCGCCCGGCTGCGTACGGAGATGAGCGCGCACACCGACCCCAACCTCTGCGCCCGTCATCTCGAACAGGCCGCCGAGTGGATGGACGAGGCGGCGATCTCGACCATCCATGCCTGGTGTCACCGAATGCTGCGCGAGCACGCCTTCGACAGCGGCAACATGTTCGAGCTGGAACTGGAGAACGATGCCGCGCCGCTGCTGCGTCAGGCCGTCGAGGACTATTGGCGCAGCTGCTACGGCGGACTCGATCGCGCCACCCTCGCCCGGGTCCACGTGCACTGGTCGTCCCCGCTCGCGCTCGAACAGCGATTCGCCCGACTGCTCGGGCTGCGCGAGCACGCCCCGAGGGCGCCCGAACAACCGCCCGAGACGATCATCGCCGACGTGCTCGAGACGCGTCGCCGACGGATCGAGACGCTCAAACAGGCGTGGTCGGAGCAGGATTGGTGCGCCCAGCTCGAGACCCTCTTCGAGGAAGCCGCCGCGCGCAAGGCGTTCAACCAGCGCCAGCTCAACAGCAAGCACCGCAGCGAGGTCATCGCGCGACTGCGCGACTGGATCCTCGACCCCGAGGCCGAACACCCTGCACTGAAGGCCGACAGCCGCTCCTGGCAGCGCATGTCCTCGCGGGCCGTCGCCGAGATCTGGAAGGATGGCGCTCCACCCGTCAATCATCCCGCCTGCCGTGCACTCGAGACGCTCTTCGAGCAGCTCGCCGACCTCCCGGAACTCCAACCGCCGCTGCTCGCCCACGCCCTGCACCAGGTTGCCGAACGCATCGAGGAGGAGAAGCGCGCGCGCGCCCTGCTCACCCAGCACGATCTGCTTGAACGACTCGACCGAGCGCTGCAGGGCCCGCAGGGCGCGCGCCTGGCCGCCACCATCCGCCGTCAGTTTCCCTTCGCCCTGGTCGACGAGTTCCAGGACACCGACCCGCTGCAGTACCGCATCTTCGCCACCGTCTACCGCCCCGAGGAGAACGCCCCCGAGACCGGGCTGTTCATGATCGGCGACCCCAAGCAGTCGATCTATGCCTTCCGCGGCGCCGACATCCACACCTATCTGCACGCCCGCGCCGCCACCGCACCCCGGCACTACAGCCTCGACACCAACTATCGCTCCTGCCCGGCGCTGATCGAGGGCATCAACGCGCTCTTCACCCAGGCCGAGCAACGCCCCGGCGGCGCCTTCCTGTTCCGCGACGAGACCGCCGACCCGGTCCCCTTCCTCGCCGTCTCGCCCAATCCGTGCCGCGCCGAGGACGACCGTCTCAGCATCGACGGCGAACCCGCCCCGGTGCTCCAGGCCTGGGTGCTCGAGGGCGATGAGGGCAAACCGCTCGGCAAGGGGGACTATGCCCGGCGGATGGCCGCCTGCACCGCGCGTACCATCGTCTCGCTGCTCGAACAGGGTGCCAGCGGACGTGCCACCCTCCCCGATGGACGGGGCGGACACCGCCCGTTGCGCGCCGGCGACATCGCGGTCCTGGTCAATCGCCATCAGGAGGCCGCACAGGTCCGCGCCGAACTGCACCAGCTCGGTGTGGCGAGCGTCTATCTCTCCGAGCGCAACAGCGTCTACCAGAGCCGCCAGGCCCACGACCTGCTCCTGCTGCTGCGCGCCGTCGCCGATCCCTTCGACGAACGGCTGATGCGCCAGGCGCTGGCCTGCGACCTCATCGGCCTGCCGCTCGACCAGCTCGACCGGCTCAACCACGACGAACTCTACTGGGACGACTGCGGCGAACGGCTCAGACGCTATCACCAGCTGTGGCGCACCCAGGGGGTGCTGCCGCTGCTCTATCGCGTCATCGCCGACTTCGCCATCGCACCCCGGCTGCTCGCCCGCGCCGATGGTGAGCGTGCGCTCACCGACCTGCTCCATCTCGGCGAGCTGCTCGCCCGCGCCAGCCAGCAACTCGACGGCGAGCAGGCCCTGGTGCGCGTGCTCGAGGCGCGTATCCAGGGCGAGAGCGGCGAAGACGCCGAGACCCAGCAGCTGCGCCTGGAGAGCGACGCCGACCTGGTGCAGGTGATCACCATCCACAAATCCAAGGGGCTGGAGTATCCGTTGGTGTTCGTCCCCTTCGCCGCCACCACCCGTCAGGTACGTAGCGACGACCTCCCGCTCAAGACCCATGATGCCGAGGGCCGACTGCGGCTCCATCTCCACACCGCGCCGACGCTGGTCGAGCAGGCCGATGGCGAGCGCCTCGGCGAGGACCTGCGCAAGCTCTATGTCGCCCTCACCCGGGCACGCGATGCGCTCTGGCTCGGACTCGGCGCCACCAAGGAACTGCCGGTCACCGCGCTCGGTCATCTGCTCGGGATCGACGAACCGTCCGCGCTCCGAGAGAGACTCGCGCACTGGCCGGCACTCACCACGCTCGACGAGCCGAGAGCGACCACGCCACTCGCGCAGACCGCGGCAGAGGCGCCGCTCGACAGCGCCCGGCCACCACCACACCGGCCACCACGCCCCTGGTGGATCACCAGTTACTCGGCGCTCGCCCGCCACAGCGCCAGCGAGGAGCCTGACGACACGCCGGGCGAGCGCGAGACCGCCGCCCAGGAGACCGCCTTCGAGGAGGCGCTGGCCAAGGCCCCGACGGCGGCAGCGGTCGAGCCGATGCGCCTCACCGGGCTGCACGCCTTCCCGCACGGCAGTCGCTACGGCACCTTCCTCCACGGCCTGCTCGAATGGGCCGCGGCCCTGGAGTGGCGCGACCCCGAGGGCGCGACCCTGCGTGGCTACCGCGCCGCGCTCGCCGCCACCGCGCTGCGCCGCGAGACCATCGCGCGCCGCTGCAACAGACGCGGGCTGAGCGCCTGGATCGACACACTCGATCAGTGGCTCGCCGGCTATCTCACACGCACCTGGTCACTCGCCGCGATCGACGGCGCCGATCTCCGGCTCGCCGCACTCGACCCCGAGCACATCCAGGTCGAACTCGAGTTCTGGATCCAGACCCGTGCGGTCGACACCGCCGCGCTCGATGCCCTGGTGCGCCGCTACATCGCCCCCGGCGCGCCGCGCCCGGCACTCGAGCGCCAGCGCCTCGAGGGCATGCTCAAGGGCTTCATCGACTTGGTCTTCGAGCACCAGGGACGCTTCTACCTGCTCGACTGGAAGTCCAACTGGCTCGGCCCGGACGATGCCGCCTACGCTCAGACGGCGATGCGCGAGGCGGTGCTCGCCGCCCGCTACGATTTGCAGTACGCGCTCTATCTGCTTGCACTCCATCGTCTGCTGCGCGCACGCCTGCCCGACTACACCCCCGAGCATCACCTCGGCGGCGCCATCTACGCCTTCCTGCGCGGCGCCGGTGCCGGCTCCCAGGGGCTCCATCTCGACCGTCCGCCGCTGGCCTTCGTCGAGGCGCTCGACCGGCTCTTCGCCGGCGAGCGGGAGGTGGCGGCATGA